GCTGGACATCCGTGACGCCTGGCGAGGGACGCGTCACGTGGTGCAGGTGCGGGCGCAGGAGGAGTTTGGCCACGGCGCGTGGAGCGAGTGGAGCCAGGAGGTGGTGGGCACCCCCTGGACAGGTAGGAGGGGGACATGTGGCCCCAAGGCCAGGGGCTCAGGCCAGGGTCCCCCAGCCTcacactcctccctccccttgcagACCCCAGGGACCTCACCTCTGAAATGGGACCCTTCAGCTCACAGGTAGGGCACGGCCTCAGCCCCGAGGGGACACAACGCGTTCCTGGTTGGATGTCATGACCCCGTGTGGGACAACGGGATGCCAGGATGGGGGGGCTGCCCCATCCCATCGCGCCTCCCTGCCTTCTCTTGCAGTTCCCCATGGAGGATGGCACCTATGGGGTCACGCTGCCCCCCGAGCTCTTCGGGGAAGTTGCTGCTGATGGTGCTGGTGGTGAGGAGAGGGGTCTATGGGTTGGCTGCCAGGGGCTGGGACCCACGGGACCCTCATCCCCACAAGGAGCCCatcccctctctctgctgcaggggCTGTCATGGAAGCCAGTGCCCGCTCCATGGCATCCCCCTACGCCTTCCTGGTGGCCGGGGGGAGCCTGCTCCTGGGCATCGCCCTCTTTGTTGGCATCGTGGTGAGGTGAGTGCctaggggaagggaaggggggacgACGACTCTACCTGCCCCCCCTCGACCTGGGACCACTTTCCTCTCCTGCAGGTACAAGCAGACATGGCGGAGGGGTGGGCGGCAGGGGGCCAAGCAGGAAGGCGAGGCGCAGCACGTGCTAGTGCCCctgggcccccccagccccccactcAGTGAGACCCCCCTGCTCTTGCCCCCTGGCCCCCTGGCCCCTGGGGCTCTCCATGTCACCAATTTGGACTATTTCTTCTCAGAGCAGTAGCCGGGGGCTGGATGCACTGGCAAGTGCCTGCAGGTTGggcgggggtcccggggctgGGATGTGGCCCCGGGAACAGCCCAGCCCCCGCCCCCGATCTGGGGGTGCTGAAAGCCACCCCCAGGTctcagggctgggagcagcctcTGAGGAGGGGGATCAGCGTTGGCCCCATGGAGAACCAGCCAGGGCGGTCCCCAAGATGGGTCCCGAGGGGGCAGCTCCGGGGCCGTGGCCAGGGTGGGGTGGCTGGGGGTGAAGGCACTGGAAGCACGGCCGCATAGGAgcgtgggagcagggctgggctctgcccgTGGGGCCGGGTTTGGGGGTCCCGCGGGGAAGGGCCTAGCCCCCACAGTGCCGCGGGTGTCAGGGAGTGGGGGGCCTGGCTGGATCagccccatccctctgccccgccccccccccccggggcttaTTTTTAAAGCACGTGTTGGGGAAATGTGGCAAACCGTGACTCTTAAATAAATGCCTTGGATTTGTAATGGAGTGGGTGCTTTTGAGGGGGGGAATAATGAAGGGGTCACTGCAAGTCTCCCTCGCCTGGGAGTGACTCCAGGGGGTGGTGGGGTCAGGCTGGGCTATGCACCCCCTCCAGTCAAGGCCATGCACCCCCAGTCCATGCACCATATGCCTTGCTGTGCCCCCTAACCCTGCCATGTACCCCAAGCCATGCCCCCCATGCCACTAAGTGCCTCCCAGGCTGTGCACCCCATGCTGTGCTCCCCCCCAATGCCATGTATCCCCAAGCTGTGACCCCATGCCAATGAGTGTTCCCcagaccctgctctgagcagcaacCCACCCCACGCCAGGTTATGCAACgccctggggagctgcagctgcaCCCAGGCAGGAAACCGCAGGGCAAGGGGAGCGGGTGCCCAGGCACCCTGGGGACGCCacattcccccccgccccagccggcCCCACTCTATAAAAAGCCCGGCAGGATGCAGATGTGCGGGTTGGGGCAGCCCCAGTACTCCTGCCCCCCAAAAGCAGGGTGGCTTCTGCCAGCATCAGTCTGGGGTTGAGTTACCTGCTTCCACTCTCCCAAGCAGGCAGGtgacccctgggggggggggggggggcgaggggctgcATCCCGAGGTCAGCCCGGATGGGCCCCCAGCCCCAAAAACCTGCCCTGGTTTCAGGCAGCACCACGGCCCCGCTGCCAGCAGAGCCAAGCCTGGCAGCCAGGTCCCAGGCAGGGAAGTGGCTGGGTGTCTTGCTGCACCCTCCACAGCACCCACATCCTGGGCGCCTGCCTGTCCTGGCATCCTCAGGGCCCCAGTTCCTGCACCTCTGCAGACCCCAACACCATCATTTCCCCattgcagccccccagccccaatcctgccccatcccttccccattgcagcccccagccccaatcctgccccatcccttccccactgcagcccccagccccaatcctgccccatcccttcccccattgcagcccccagcctgcccccccccaggaccaCCTGCCTCCTCTCAGCCAACAAGTTTATTTTACTACTTCGTTACACATTCCAATCTCGCTGcgtccccctgcccccagtgCTGGAGGCAGCCCTGCAGCGGGTTGGCTCCGGCACAGGGTGGACAGAATCTGTCCCAGAAAAagggcagctcagccctgctggAGTCCAGTGGTGGGCAGCGGCCACCAGGCAGGAGTGgggtccctgcagggctggggatgtGACTGAAGGGTCCTCCGCTGGACCCTTCCTGTGGCGATTGCCAGGGCTGGACCCTGCCCCAtgccccggggccgggggtcgCAGGCCacgcggggagggggggccaTTAGTGGGTGCTAATGCAGCTTGCAGTGGACGGGGTGCAGCAGGGCCATGTGCTCAGCTCCTTTGAAGGGCAGCTTCTCGGTAGAGTAGTAGTGCACGACCTCGGGGATGCTGGCAAAGACACCGCTGGCCTGGCTGAGCGTGTACTTGTTGTCCTTGGTCCGGGCCACGATGATGTGGACGCAGCCCTGGCTGGTCCTGGGCGAGCGGCGGGCGTCAGTGGTGCCGCCAGCcccccggcgcccgcccgccccgcggccaCAGCCGCATCCACCCCTGTTTGTTCCCGTCCCACTCCGATTGTTTCAGCTCCAGGGGCTCCGCTTCCTCAGGAAGGAAACGCCACCAGCGCTCCCGACAATGCGCCAGGGAGGGGGACACGccgccaccccaccccccccccccgcacagcgccaggatgcctgggtcccccccactggttggggggggggtgccatCCCCTGGGATGTGGGTGCTTCCACCCCATCAGGGCTCTGGTGTGAACAACGGGGAGGGGTGCTCCTGCCACAGCATCCCTCCAGGGTGGGacccctccctccctggggcCAGGACCCCCACCACCACTCCACAGCTGCTATGCCACTCACTTGAGTGCGATGGAGTACTTGCCGCTGCCAGTCTCGCTGGTGCGCACCAGGTAGCCGGCCTCCCGGCACGCCTGCAGCCGGCTCTCTGCCTCGGCCCGCGTGATGGCCCCATGGTACCAGCTGTGGGGGGACGCCGAGGGGACGCTAAGCAGTGGCAAAGCACCGGTCACCCCCCCTGCCTTTTCCCACCCCAGCTGCTTCATGTGGCTTGGCCTTGCAACTCACGGCTGCTTCTCCAGTGCCAGGGCAGGGTCCACCCGCTCCCCGTCGCCATGTTCAGCACCTGCTGGCTTCAGCATCTTGGGGGTCCAGCTCTTCTGGCGTAGGTGCTGCCGTGGCACCTCCTCCTTGGGACGCTCCGAGCCCTCGAActggactgggggggggggggggggaaatgagaTGTAAGCTCCCTCCATGCtacctccatccccatccctagctctgtccctccccagcaccgTCCCCAGCCCTAGgcccacccccttccccagcctcattccatccatgtccccatccccatctagtccaaccctccctgccgtgagcagggacatctcccacactcaatcaggttgctcagagccccatccaactgGACCTCAAATGTCTCCAGCGATGGGGCAtggaccacctctctgggcactctgtgccagtgcctcatcacccacagcgtaaaaaatttcttccttatatctaatctaaatcttcccttttttagtttaaaaccctTAGTCCTagcactacaggccctactaaaaagtctgtccccatccctgtccccatcccctacCTGACAGTGCTTTGACGATCTGCTCCTTCTTCCACTCCCAGGGCTGCTCGTACTCGCCCGCCGGGCGCTCATCATTCTCGGGCAGGTGCCCATCCCCAGCCCTTGCCCTGCGCTCTGGGGTCCCCCcggccaccccctccccgggctcaTAAGGGGTGTCGTAGAGCTGCGGCCCCTTCCCTGTTGCCTCCTTGCCTGCCGGCCACTTGGCTGGCTCTGGCTtgccacccccctccccgggctcgCCAGGACTGTCCAGCAGCAGGATGGCTTTGACCAGGGGGTCCTTGGAGCCCCGACGGCGGATTTCTGCAGGGAAGAGGGATGGTGGGTCAGGGAGGGGGCTGTGTGTCCCCTGAGATACCCCTCCCCAACTCTGGTGCTTGGGTAGGGATGTGCACCAGGGACCCCATGCCGGGGACGCCCCATTGGGAACACGCTTGGGAGGAGCCGGAGCAGGAAGGGGCCCATCCTCATGGCGCCTGGCCTGCTGTTGCAGCCCCGAAGCTGCCAGTGCCATGGGGACAGAACCATGCCGGTGGGGCTGGCCAGCGTCCGCAGTGGCAGAATGCTACACCCTGCGCGAGACCACCCCGGGGGGCTCacacccctcccagccccccgcTTTGCCCCATGGCGCTGGGCTCCACCAAACAGCCTGGGCTGCCCCGCACGGAAAAAAACCATCAGCAGCAAATCTTTTATTTCCAGCTTCCGGCCAAGTCAGTTCCTGTTGTTCTGGCCAGCTGGGCGGCTGCCACGCCGGCCAGGGGGTCGCTGGCTGGGGGGCACGGCTGCGTGGGACCCTCAGGGGTGCTGTGTGTATCCTCCAGGACAGCTGGAGAGCATTGAGGGCTTTGCATGAGCCCCATGCACCCATTGGGTGATGGCAGCAGGTCATGGCACCGGGCAAGGGGCAGGCGGGCACAGGTCAGCGTCCGGCCTCGCGCCCACTCCTTATCTGGCCCTGCGCAGCCGCAGGAAGCAGTGAGCGGCTTTCCTGTTCCCGGAGCCTCCCTCGCCGTGTGGCTCTGGGGGCAGCTGTGCGCTCCCGGCTAGGGAGCAGTGCTAGCCGCGTTGCtgtggcatggcacagcacgtACCTGTGATCATCTGCTGGGCATCGTACGGCTCCATATAGCCATCATTCTCCCCCAGGCGCTCAGCATCCCGCTGCCCCTTGGTACGCTTGGCATCATAGGGGTCGGCATAGTCCTCCAGGATGATGACCTAGGGAGGTGACAGGCACCATCAGCCTCAGGGGGCTGCCAGGGGTCCCGTCAGGTGTCCCACCAGGTGTGACGGTGGTGGTGGAGTGGGAGAGGGTGGTGGGGATGCCACTGGCGCAGCGccaggcaggggacagggacactggAGTCCCTGGGGCAGGATGGCAGCTCATCTGGGGTAGATGAAGCAATGCTACAACCCCATGAGGGTGCACCCGGTGGCACCTTTGGGTGGGGGCAGAGCCCATCCCTAAGCACCCCAGCAGTGGGGAGGAGCCTGGGGGGTGGACTCGGGGACACTTTTGGGTGACACTGCCCCCCCCCACTGGCTCCCAGCCACCCTGGGGCTGCGTGGGGGTGAAAGTCCGGCTTCCCAGAAAAGCTTTACGTCAGCCTTTGTTTAACCAGCAGCAAAGTGCTGGGGTCAGGGTGGGATAAGAGACAGTGGGATGCGGCAAGGGGGCCTGGCGAGCGCTCCCCCCCACCACCCGGCAGATGAAGGGCGATCAGGATGAAGGGAGCTTTGAACAGGATTTGAAGGCACCAGAGCCGGGCGTGATGAAAGGACGGGGTTAGCTAGGCTAATGAGCTGGAGCCCAAAGCGGTTAAAGCTGTGGGTGCCAtgcactccccccctcccccccttctcctctccgGTCCCCCTCTTACCGTCTCTGTCTTGGGGGTCTTCCCCTTGTCCTGCTCAGGGGCAGGGAGGCCGGTGGTCAGGGGGCCAGGGTACCCCTTCCCGTTCTTCTCGTGAGCCTCCACCTTGATGAGGCGGTTGATGTAGGTGCTGCAGGTTTTGGGGGGTCCCTCTGGAGTGCCCCCCTCCACTCGTGAATTCTTCCGCATCTTCCCGGTGGCGGCCTGAAGCAAACCCTGCAGGTTGTCCCGCGACAGCCGCCCACCCCCCTCCTTGCCACCCCCCTGGCCGGGCCGGCAGCCCCCCAACTCTGCGGCTGAATTCTTGCGGCTCTTGCCCAGGCTACTGCTGCCCGGCCGAGCCCTCTCTGAAACCGTCTTCAGGTTGGAGGGGAACTCCTTGAACCACTTGGCcgccatggggctggggaggggcagggtgCCACAGCCCCCCCGGGGCTCCTCGCCACCCCACGGCCGCCCCaccagctcagggctggctcagcctgggggcacagggcagcccggctccccccagccctgggagcgGGACCCTCGGCAGCCAGGGGCCAGCCCGGGAGGGGAATATGGGCAGGGGGGGTCCGGGGCCTTCGCCCCCGACGTGGGTGGGGGGGCTCCAGGCGTCCTTCGCCCCCGCGGGGACGGCTGGAGGGTCCCCACGGGTGCCGGTGCCCGTGTCCCGGGGAGGGGACCGTGTCTCCCCGGGGGTCCCTGGCCCCGGGGAAGGGTCccaggggggggcggggggccggggtgTCTGCTCCAGCGATGGGACGCGTCGGGGGGTCTCGCCGGGCGTGCGGGGTGGtccggccggggcagccccggggcggcTCCGAGGGTCCTCTGGCCCCGGGGAAGGGGCCCGGGGGGTCTCTCCGTGCTCcgaggggggggggtccggccGGGGCCGGCCAGCCGGGGGGTCCCGTCGCGGCTCCTCGGCGGGGCCCGTCTCCGGGGGGCGGCGAGGCTGCAGGGGGGAGTCAGGCCGGCCCGGGGGGCCCcatgcggcggcggcggcgggacgggacgggacgggacggagcCGGAGGGGCCGGCGGTCCCCGCCCAGATCCGgagggggcggccccggggggacGGCGCGGCaccggccgggcgggcggccaCCGGCCCTGGCAGCCTCTGGGAGTCCCGGCCCCATCCTCCCCGGGCCGATGTCTCCGGCCGGCAGCTGCCCTGGGCTGCATGGTCCCCGAgagcggcggggcagggggggtgtccCGTCCAGTGAGGCTGGGACACCTCGGGACCCTGCCCAGCTGATGGGATGAGGGGTCTTGACCCTGGACATGGACCCCACGCACAGACCCTGTGTGTGGCTCCCACGCagagacacacaccccccccccccccccaagacagcCTCCATACACAGACCCCCTGCACAAACCCTGTGCATGGACCCCCCCCATGTATGGCACCTGtgcacagacacccccccccccgtgcaaGGACCCCATGTACGGACCCCACACACACCCATGCACAGCCCAACGAGAGGGAGGGCATGGTCCTGGTGTGCTCGTTGCCGCCGCGGCTGTGGTTCCCACCACACCAGCGAAGACCTACTTCTGCTGGCTGCACCGAGACCTCGCCGGAAAACCCCAGCTGAGCCCAGCCATCTGGCTTCCTGCCGGGCTGGCAGCTAGGCTGTGGGGTGCCCTTACCTACCTGTGTGCAACAGCACAACAGAAAGGGATGGGGTTTTGCAGGCAAAGATGCTCCCCCAGGACTGGGCTGCCCTGGTTTGGGGCAGGACACGAGTTCCTCCTGTTTGCAGGGGCTGGAGAACAACCCAGGGACCAGCCAGCTCCTACCCATGGGGGTTCCTGCTGCTGTGAGGGGGCACTGGGAGAATGGAGCCTGACTCAGCAGGGATGGCTGGTCCCCAGCACTGCACCCCACCCCATCCAGGTGCTGGGCAGCCTTGAGCAGCGGTGCAGGATTGCCAGCAGCGCCATAGGAAGTGGTGGCAATTTCCTCACCAGCGCTGTGGTGGCAAGGTGCTGCTGCTAGGCTGGCGCTCAAACTGGCGGTGGGATCTTGGCTGGCTTCAGCTTTGCCTTCTCGAGGCCAAGGAAAACTCCGTGCCTGCACCAGTAAACTCGGGTGCTAGCTTAGTGAAAAGTGCTGGTTcgttttctttctttggcagatTTAAATCCTCCCTCTTAATCTTCCCGGGGGCTTCAACAGCAGGGCAGAAGCGCAGGCAGCACCGTCTCAGTGGCTTTGTGCTGCGGCGGCATTCCCCGTGGGAAGTCTCCTTTGGGAAgtctctccctgtccctgtcccctgccagctCCCGCAGGGGAAGGCTGTGGGAGTGTCTCCGGCAGTGGTGACAGACGGCACCGCGCACCTGCTTCCCTGAGAAGCCAAAACAAGAGCTGAGCCAGCATGGTGGTGATGAGTGCTGAGCTCGTCTCAGAGCAGGATGGACGGATCCTGACGCTAGGGTGGGTGAGAACAGACGGGACAGGCAGACGCCTGCCAGACACCAGCTCACGCTGTTCCTGCCACGCTTCTAGCCTCAACGCCTGCCAGGTCAGCATCCACGTGACAGAGGGTCCTGCAGGGCCCTGTTCAATTCTCCCACTCATCCTGGCCCAGAAAGCCACCAGGATTCAGGAGTGCACGTGCCATGAGCTCTCCCAACCACCTCAGTATACCCAAACCCAACCCCATCACTGGGGTCAGCAGGTGCAGCCCCCACCTCACCAAACAGCAACACCACAAGCTTTTTAAACCTTCATTAAACCATCTTaacccctcctccccagcacatTCCTTGGGGCTGAGTTAAAGAGGGGAGTGGAGTGtggctgcctccttccccccaaCCAGCActaggagcagggctggggacggTCCAGGACCCTGCTGGGTGCTGGTCcagggcagaggagcagagcacagggcagagctgctcAGCATCACAAACCCTCCTGtccttcagcaaagcacttaaaaataatcCCCAGCCGAGGCCAGAGCCACTCCTGCAGCAAGCACAGAGCAGCCACCAGTAATCCCTCTCCTACAGCACCTTTTTATTCCAAGGCTTGGAGCAGGACAATGCCTAAGAGGGGAACAGCTGCCAGAGGAGATAATGGACTTCTTCTGAGGCCCTTTGATTTTCTAATAACTTTTATTCAAACACAGTGAATTAATACTGATGGTCCAACTTTGACACTAATGAGTCAGCTATGCCCTCCAGCCAAGAACACAGCACCAGAAGTTAGAAGAGCTCCAACATCCACATCTCCTTCCAGCAGCCTCAGGCCAGAGCAGAGGGGATTTGAGCAAGGAACAGGGACTGAAGCAATACCTTCCACCAAGGGCCAGGGCTCAGCCCTGTGGCACTGAGCCAAGCAGGAATGATGgcttgagaaggaaaaataaaataaaaccctacaGAACCAGGCCCCTTGCTACAGGAGCAAGTCCTGGGCAGGGATGAGAGCAGCGATCACATCCAGCACTGCCCACGCTCCCCTGCACTCAGCAGCGTTCATGCACAGCGCAGCAATTACAGGTACAAGGGACTCAGCCACCTTCTCTCTTCACACGTGGTTAGTGGGGAGAGACAGGGCAAAGGAGCCAAGCCTCCGCTCATGTCTTACTGCTTGGCAAGACAGGACATGGAGAAGTTTGGGGTGAGAGCTGGCAGCCCTGGGATACACCCACAAACCCCTCAtccacagcaggacacaggaaagCCTTCTAGATCTTCCCCTCTCCACTTCCAGAGGTGTAAGTTTGCAGGTTATAAAGAAAAGTCTGTTCTTGCTCTAGGGGAGAGAGGACAGAAGCCCTGCTctcttgttgaaaaaaaaaaaaaaaaaaaaagttttctggttttcttcttccaAGGCAGCTGTTCCAGACCCTCCTGCATGGCTTGTCCTGGGGCTTTGCAGCCAACACCAAGAGGCCTGGGCCATTCCTGTGCCCTGacctccagcacagcccctcGGCTCCATCCACCAACCCACCACAGGCTGAAGATGCAGCGTGGCACAGCCGCTGCAAAGGAGTTTGCTTTGTGCTGCTGCCAGTGCAGGGTACGATCCACCCAAcagcagcttgggggggggggggggaagtaatcAGACCAGCATCTTCAAATTAACA
Above is a genomic segment from Harpia harpyja isolate bHarHar1 chromosome 9, bHarHar1 primary haplotype, whole genome shotgun sequence containing:
- the SHE gene encoding SH2 domain-containing adapter protein E isoform X2, producing MAAKWFKEFPSNLKTVSERARPGSSSLGKSRKNSAAELGGCRPGQGGGKEGGGRLSRDNLQGLLQAATGKMRKNSRVEGGTPEGPPKTCSTYINRLIKVEAHEKNGKGYPGPLTTGLPAPEQDKGKTPKTETVIILEDYADPYDAKRTKGQRDAERLGENDGYMEPYDAQQMITEIRRRGSKDPLVKAILLLDSPGEPGEGGGKPEPAKWPAVQFEGSERPKEEVPRQHLRQKSWTPKMLKPAGAEHGDGERVDPALALEKQPWYHGAITRAEAESRLQACREAGYLVRTSETGSGKYSIALKTSQGCVHIIVARTKDNKYTLSQASGVFASIPEVVHYYSTEKLPFKGAEHMALLHPVHCKLH
- the SHE gene encoding SH2 domain-containing adapter protein E isoform X1; this translates as MAAKWFKEFPSNLKTVSERARPGSSSLGKSRKNSAAELGGCRPGQGGGKEGGGRLSRDNLQGLLQAATGKMRKNSRVEGGTPEGPPKTCSTYINRLIKVEAHEKNGKGYPGPLTTGLPAPEQDKGKTPKTETVIILEDYADPYDAKRTKGQRDAERLGENDGYMEPYDAQQMITEIRRRGSKDPLVKAILLLDSPGEPGEGGGKPEPAKWPAGKEATGKGPQLYDTPYEPGEGVAGGTPERRARAGDGHLPENDERPAGEYEQPWEWKKEQIVKALSVQFEGSERPKEEVPRQHLRQKSWTPKMLKPAGAEHGDGERVDPALALEKQPWYHGAITRAEAESRLQACREAGYLVRTSETGSGKYSIALKTSQGCVHIIVARTKDNKYTLSQASGVFASIPEVVHYYSTEKLPFKGAEHMALLHPVHCKLH